The nucleotide window GGAGATCTCGGCCGGTGACCCGATTGGGCAGCCACGATAACGTGATTCCGCGGCGATTCCCGGCGCCGATTTTCTGCAGTAAAGCGTTCAGATTCCAGCACAAACGTTGCTGGTTGCAGCATTGATTTGATGAAAAACGTTGTAATTTTCGAAGTTGCGAGGCGGTGCGATGATCTCGACCTGGAGTGAATGGAAGCGGTATCCCCGTCCTGGACGGGGCGAGAACATCGAGGCGCCGATCACGCCCGGGCTCTACGAAGTCCGCTATGCCGGTACCGGCGCGCTACACTCCTTCGAGGCGGTCGACAACGTCGCCCAGGCGCTGGCGCAGCTTGCGGTAGGCTCCAAATCCTGGTTCGGCCGCCGCGACACCGCCAAGCTGCCCGACCTCGAATACCGGACCTGTGCGACCTCCTCGAAGGCCGACGCCAAGGCGGCCGCGCAACGCATGATCGGCCGCCGGGAAACTTATATGAGCGGCGCGGCGTAAGGGCGCACCGTCGCCCTCAACATTCCTTGAAGCAGGGTTGCCTCAGCCGCCGGTGCATCGCCGCGGATATCGGCCTATACTCGGACTAATCCCTCAAGAAAATCCGAGGAGTACGCCATGAACCCGCCCGTCGCCGCACGCGCTTCAAAAACCCCCACACCCTCGTTGCATGACCGCCTGAAAGATCCCTCGCTGCTGCGCGACCGCTGCTACATCGACGGCGCCTGGGTCGGCACGCCGTCGCGCCCCGTCACCAATCCCGTCAATGGTGTGGAACTCGCCAAGGTGCCCGCATTCAGCACGGCCGAAGCGACGCAAGCCGTCGAAGCCGCCGAGCGCGCATTCCCGGCCTGGGCCAAGCTCACCGCCAAACAGCGCTCCAACATTCTGCGCAAATGGTTCGATCTGATCGCGGCGAACCGCGAGGATCTTGCGCTGATCCTCACGTCAGAGCAAGGCAAGCCGCTGGCGGAAGCGCTCGGCGAGGTCGATATCGGCGGCGCCTATGTGGAGTTCTTTGCCGAGGAAGCCCGCCGCGTCTATGGCGAGACCATTCCGACCCAGCGGCCGGATGCCCGTCTCCTCGCGATCAAGCAGCCGATCGGCGTCTGCGGCGCCATCACGCCGTGGAATTTCCCGTGCTCGATGATCACGCGAAAGGTCTCGCCGGCGCTGGCCGCCGGCTGCACCGTGGTGCTCAAGCCCGCCAATGAAACGCCGCTGACCGCGCTGGCGCTGGTGGCGCTCGCCGAAAAGGCCGGCGTGCCCAAGGGCGTGTTCAACATCCTCACCGGCAATTCGTCCGCGATCGGCAAGGTGCTGTGCGAGCACCCGGCGGTGCGTTTCGTCGGCTTCACCGGATCGACCGAAGTCGGAAAAATCCTCTATCAGCAGGCCGCGGTCGGCGTGAAGAAGCTCGGCCTGGAGCTCGGCGGCAACGCGCCGTTCGTGGTGTTCGATGACGCCGATATCGACGCCGCCGTCGAGGGCGCGATCGTCTCAAAGTATCGTAACATGGGCCAGACCTGCGTCTGCGCCAACCGCATCTACGCCCAGGACAAGATCTACGACTCGTTCGTCGAAAAGCTCTCGAAGAAGGTCGCGGCAATGAAGATCGGCGACGGCACGGAGCAAGGCGTGGTGCAGGGTCCCCTGATCAACATGGACGCGGTGCTCAAGGTCGAGAAGCACATCGAAAATGCGGTGAAGGGCGGCGCCAAGATCGTCACCGGCGGCAAACGCCACGCGCTCGGCGGCAGCTTCTTCGAGCCGACGGTGCTTTCGAATGTGAAGCCCGATGCGCTGGTGGCGCACGAAGAAACGTTCGGGCCTTTGGCGCCGGTGTTCCGCTTCAAGGATGAAGCCGACGTGATCGCAATGTGCAACGCCTCGCCGTTCGGCCTCGCCTCGTACTTCTACTCGCGCGACCTCGGCCGCGTCTGGCGCGTCGCCGAAGCGCTGGAGTCGGGCATGGTCGGCGTCAACACCGGTCTGATCACGACGGAAGTGGCGCCGTTCGGCGGCGTCAAGGAGAGCGGTCTCGGCCGCGAAGGCTCGCATCACGGCATGGAGGAATATGTCGAGATCAAATACGTGATGATGGCGGGCGTGTGATCTCTTCACCTTCCACGCGCCAGCCCTGGGCCCGCGCGCAGCGCCGGTGACGAGGGCGACTAAGAGGTCATGACGCGGTCCTTTGCTCGGACCCGCGGCATGACAGTTTAGTTGGTCGCGCGCGAGGGATCAGAATTGGGCACC belongs to Bradyrhizobium icense and includes:
- a CDS encoding NAD-dependent succinate-semialdehyde dehydrogenase, which codes for MNPPVAARASKTPTPSLHDRLKDPSLLRDRCYIDGAWVGTPSRPVTNPVNGVELAKVPAFSTAEATQAVEAAERAFPAWAKLTAKQRSNILRKWFDLIAANREDLALILTSEQGKPLAEALGEVDIGGAYVEFFAEEARRVYGETIPTQRPDARLLAIKQPIGVCGAITPWNFPCSMITRKVSPALAAGCTVVLKPANETPLTALALVALAEKAGVPKGVFNILTGNSSAIGKVLCEHPAVRFVGFTGSTEVGKILYQQAAVGVKKLGLELGGNAPFVVFDDADIDAAVEGAIVSKYRNMGQTCVCANRIYAQDKIYDSFVEKLSKKVAAMKIGDGTEQGVVQGPLINMDAVLKVEKHIENAVKGGAKIVTGGKRHALGGSFFEPTVLSNVKPDALVAHEETFGPLAPVFRFKDEADVIAMCNASPFGLASYFYSRDLGRVWRVAEALESGMVGVNTGLITTEVAPFGGVKESGLGREGSHHGMEEYVEIKYVMMAGV